CTTGCAAGTGGAATAACTGCAAACATAACTACAAATAAACTTATTCCACCATATGTTAGTATGAAACTTACTATAAATATAGCAACTAAAACTCTGTAAGGGTGATTAGAGCCAAATTTATTTAGAATAAAATCAGCTATAGATACAGTAGCTCCACTTTCTTCCATAAACTTGGCAAGTATAGAACCTAGCAAGAATATTGCAAAGTAGCTCATTATATAGTTTCCAAGTGCTCCCATATAATTATTTTTGTCAGCACCGAGCATTGATGTTACGACATCCATTTTATTTAAGAGAACAACTATTAAAGTTGCTATTGGAGCAGCTATAGTTATATGAATTTCTTTAACTGAAAAATATATAATAGCTATAATACCAATAATTATACCAATTGGTGCGATAATACTCATAAATATACCTCCTTAGTAGAAGGACCTGAAGAATAAATTCCTCAAGTCCTAAATATGTAATAACTACTGTGCAGTATAACCTCCATCTAGTAGGCAAGCTTGCCCTGTAATTCCCTTGGCTTTATCACTAGCTAAGAACATCGCATAATCAGCAATTTCTTGAACATCTAGTAGACGTTTTTGAGGTACAAGTGGGTATAGAACTTCTTCTAATACACTTTCTAGTGGTACATTACGAGTTTTTGATAGGTCACTAAATTGACCTCTAACAAGTGGAGTATCTACATATCCAGGGCATATAGCATTAACTGTTATACCTGAGTCAGCAGCTTCAAGTGCAGCAACTTTTGTTAATCCTATAAGTCCATGTTTAGCTGAATTGTAAGCAGCTTTACCAGCAAATCCTATTACGCCATTGATTGAAGCCATGTTTATTATACGACCAAAGCCTTGTTTTTTCATTATAGGAAATACTTTTTTAGTAGCTATAAAAGGTGCTGTTAACATTATTTTTATCATAAATTCAAATTTATCAGTTGGGAAATCTTCTATCATAGCAACGTGCTGAAGACCAGCATTATTTATTAGTATGTCTAATCTTTCATATTTTTCTAGAGTCATATCTATTGCATGGTTAATTTCTTCCTCTTTAGTTACATCACACTTTACATTTGCACAATCATAACCTTCTTTTTGTAATTCTGATGTAACATTATCTAGTGCTTCTTGATTTATATCAGAGAATACTACCTTAGAACCATTCTTCAAGAATGATTCAGCTATTTGTTTGCCTATTCCACTTGCGGCTCCTGTTACGAATACAACTTTGTCTTTAACCATTTTTATTTCCTCCAATTTAATTTTATTTTTATATTAATTTTTAGGATTAATATTTTTAGTATTTAGAGTTTACTTTATGACATAATTTTAATTTATTTTAAATAATCGATGCATTTTTATTTAATGAATCTGATAATAATAGAGGTGCTTCAGTAGCAGAAAGAACTTCATCCAATGTGAAGATAGGATTTATTTCTGTAAGGAGAAGCCCGTCTGCCGTTACCTCTATAACTCCCATCTCAGTCACAATTAAATCTACAGCATTAGTTGCAGTAAGTGGGAGCGTACAGTTATTCAATATTTTTGCAGAACCTTTTGAAGTGTGTTCCATTGCTACAATGACTTTTTTTGCTCCAGTTACTAAGTCCATAGCTCCACCCATACCAGGAACCATTTTACCTGGAATCATATAATTAGCTATGTTACCATATTTGTCAACTTGAAGTGCTCCAAGAACAGTTACATCTACATGACCTCCTCTGATTATTCCAAAAGAAGTGGCACTATCGAAAAAACAACCTCCAGGAAGAATAGTAACTGATTGTCCACCAGCATTTACAATAGTTTCATCACTTAAATTTCCATCTTCAGCTGGGCCTAGACCTAAAAATCCATTTTCAGATTGCAAAATAACGTTTACCTCATCTGGAATATAATTTGCTACTTTGGTTGGTAAGCCTATACCAAGATTTACAACAGCTCCATCCTTTAATTCTTTAGAGACTCTGTTTGCAATATATTCTTGCATTTCTAATTTATCCATTATAAATTACCTCCTTCAACGATGTAATTCACAAAAATACCTGGTGTAGTAACTTCATTTGGGTCAACATCACCTATTTCAACAATTTCATCTGCTTCAACTATTGTAACATTAGCAGCTGAAGCCATTAAATTATTAAAGTTATTCATAGAGCCTTTGTAAACTAAGTTACCTGCTTTATCTACCTTTGAAGCAAATAAAAGAGCAATATCAGCATGAATTGGTTTTTCAAGAAGATATTCTTTACCATCAACAACAATCTTTTGCTTTCCTTCTTCTATAAGAGTACCAATACCAGTTGGTGTTAGTATTCCACCTAAGCCATAACCAGCTGCACGAATTTGTTCAGCAAGAGTTCCTTGAGGAACTAATTCAACATCTGTTTCATTATCATTCATCTGTCTTCCTGTTTCTTTGTTTAATCCTATGTGAGAGGCAATTATCTTTTTGAACTGCTTATTAACAACCATCTTTCCAACACCCTTGTCAATAAAACCAGTATCATTACAAACTAATGTTAAATCTTTTATACCTTTATCACATAAATAATCAATCAAATTTTCTGGGGAACCATTGGCCATGAATCCACCAACCATTACTGTATCTCCATCTTTGATATGAGATAGAGCCTTATCAATGCTAACTATTTTATTCATATTTCCTCCTATCGTGAAACTATCATAGCTATTCCTTGGCCACCACCAATACAAAGTGTTGCAAGGCCAGTTTCTACTTTACGTTTTTGCATTTCATAAATAAGGGTTACAAGTACTCTAGCTCCACTTGCTCCTATTGGATGTCCTAGTGCTATTGCACCACCATTTACATTTAATTTAGATGAATCTATTTGAAGTTCATTTTTAACTGCAAGTGCTTGTGCTGCAAATGCTTCATTTGCCTCTACCAAGTCTATATCGTTAATATTAATACCTGCTTTTTCTAGTGCTTTTTTAGTTGCAGGAATCGGACCAGTTCCCATGATTTCAGGTTCTACGCCAGATGATGCATATGATTTTATTGTAGCAAGTGCCTTAAGCCCAAGTTCATCTGCTTTTTGTTGACTCATTAGTATCAACATTGCTGCACCATCATTAATTCCTGATGCATTTCCAGCTGTTACAGTACCATCTTTTTTAAATGCAGGTTTAAGCTTGGCTAGTATTTCAGATGTCATGCTTAATTTTGGATATTCATCTGTATCAATAGTTTTAATTTCTCTACGATTTATTGCAACTTCTACTGGAACAATTTCATCTTTGAAACGATTGTTTTTTATAGCTTCTTCAGCTTTATTTTGGCTTTCTAGTGCTATTTTATCTTGCATTTCTCTTGTAATTCCAAATTTATCAGCAACATTTTCGGCAGTGATTCCCATATGGTATTGATTGAAAGCATCTATAAGACCATCTGTTAGCATACTATCTACCATATTAACATTGCCCATCTTACTACCAAAACGAGCAGTGGGAATAATGTAAGGTGATTGACTCATATTTTCAGTACCACCTGCAATTACTACATCATTTTCACCAGCTATGATTGATTGAGCTGCTAGTTGAATACTTTTAAGTCCTGAACCACATAATTTATTCACTGTATAACTTGGTACAGAATTTGGTATACCTGAGTTTATGGCAATTTGTCTAGCAACATTTTGTCCAAGCCCTGCTTGTAGAACATTTCCAATTATCACTTCATCTATTTCAGATAAATCAAGTTTTATACGTGATATAGCCTCCTTAACAGTCACAACTCCAAGTTGAACAGCAGAAGTATTTTTAAATACTCCCCCAAAGTTTCCTATAGGTGTTCTTACTGCTGATACAATTACTACATCTTTCATGTTTAATAGTTCCTCCTTGAATGATTATTTAAAATTTTCTGAATAAAAAACTTTGAAGAACACTATAATAAATTACTTATAATACAAGCTTGCTTTTAAGTATTTTAATTATCTTTATTCCTAATGCTTTAGGCTTTCCTCTTTCTAACTATAGATTACGGCGAAAAATGTGTTTTGTCTAAGTCTAATTTTTTATACAACATATAAGGAAAATTTATAGGATAAAAATTTAGAGTACATATAGAGGAATATTTTGTTAAAATATTAATGAAATTATTTTAATTTTCTTATAAAATGTTCTTATAAGAAAAAATATTAATATCAACTATACTTGTAAGAAAGGTGGTTTGAAATGGATATAAAACAGTTAAAATATTTTGTTGAAATAGTGAAATCTGGTTTTAATTTATCAATTGCATCAAAAACTCTTCACATATCTCAACCAGCCTTAAGTCAAATTATAAAAACATTTGAAGAAAATGAAAATGTATATTTATTTGAGAGGTATAAAGGCAGGTTAAATGGATTAACTCCAGCAGGAGAAAGATTTTATGTAAATGCAGAAAATATTATAAATGAATATAAAAATATGATGGAGGATTTAAGAGAAGATTCTGTTCAGTTTAAAGGGAAGGTTAGAATAGGTATACCACCACTTATACTTGGAATAGCTTTTTCTGATGTGGTTGCACAATTAGTTGCAAACAATCCAGATATAGAATTCGATATAGTAGAGAAGGGGGCATATGATTTAAGTAGAATGCTTATCTTACAGGAATTAGATTATGCAGTTCTTTTACATCCACATAAAATCGATATGAGTGTAGTAACAGAACATGTACTTCAAGAAGATGAACTTACTGCATTTTTAAATATAAATCATCATCTTGCAAAGAAAGATAAAATAGACTGGAAGGATTTAAATGAAGAATTGCTTGCAATATTTAACCCTACATTTATGATACATCATAAATTAATGCAAAAATTCACTGATGAAAAAGTTAAACTTAAGAGGTATATTATGTCTGGTTCTTGGGATTTCTTGTTGTTATCAACTACAAATTCTGATTTTATAACTATTTTACCATCACCAGTACATGATTTTTTTGAAAATAGTAAAATTATAGAAAAACCATTTAATGACCCTATTACATGGAAGGTTGTATTATGTAGACCTAAAAAAGAGCGTTATAGCCATGTAGATGAACATGTATTTAAATTTATTATAGAGTTCTTTAGTAAAAAGAATCTATAGGTTGTTATTTTAATAACAAAACATAAATAAAATAATTAAGTTTATTTACAGTAAACTATTAGTTTTTCAACTACATATTATTAAAGGAAAATAAATTTTACATAATATAGAAGTTTATTAAACTCTAGAATACATACGACTTTATTTTGAAATATATAAAGAAAGCATTTATAGTTTTAGAGCAAATGGTTTTAGTAAATAATGAGGATACATTTTTATTTAAGGAAATCTCAAAAAATCATCTTGTTGCATGTCACTTAGTATAGAGGTTTTCAAAATTAAATTTGACGTATATAATAAAAATAATAGATTAAAGGAAAAATTTTATACTTACAGGTAAAGTGTAATACTATCAATATCAAGATAGTTAATATATAAATCTAATCTATAAATTATATATTAAAAAGAGAGGTAGCTATGTCAATTTTAGTAACTTTATTAGGGTTGTTGGTCTGTACAATAATTTCAACTATACTTAGTAAAAAATGGAGCAATATTCCCCTTGCAATTTATCAAATTGTATTAGGTGTTCTATTGTCTATTTTACCATTTAAATTTTCATTTTCGTTTAGTCCAGATATATTTGTAATATGCGTCATAGCTCCACTGTTATTTAGTGAAGGTCAAAATGTATCAAGAAGAGAATTGTTAGAACTTAGAAAGCCAATTTTACTTCTTGCATTTGGTCTGGTTTTAACAACAGTATTTGCAGGTGGAATTTTTATACATTTTCTTATTCCTGAAATGCCACTATCAGTTTCATTTGCTTTGGCAGCAGTAATATCTCCAACTGATTTAGTAGCAGTAAAATCAATTACACAAGGATTAGATTTTCCAAAAAATATGATGAATATACTTGAAGGAGAATCTCTATTAAATGATGCTGCAGGAGTAGTAGCATTTAAAGTTGCAGTACTTGCTACTGTTACAGGATTTTTTTCAATAGAAGAAGCAGGTATCCAGTTTTTGATTACTGCACTTGGAGGAATAATAGTAGGAAGTATCTTAGGATATGTAATCATAAAAATAAGACTTAGTTTGCACAAGTGGAATTTAGAAGAAATTCCAATGGTAATAGTTATACAGATAATGACTCCACTTTTTGTATATTTTGCGTCAGAAGAGTTAGGGGTATCTGGAATTTTAGCGGTTGTAATGGCAGGTATAGCTCATGGAATTGAAAAGGAACATTTACAAAATACAACCACTAAATTGAGAATAATATCAGATAATACATGGTATGTTTTAGAGTATGTATTAAATGGGTTTGTCTTTACATTACTTGGTTTTTTGTTACCA
This sequence is a window from Clostridioides difficile. Protein-coding genes within it:
- a CDS encoding 3-hydroxybutyrate dehydrogenase, producing the protein MVKDKVVFVTGAASGIGKQIAESFLKNGSKVVFSDINQEALDNVTSELQKEGYDCANVKCDVTKEEEINHAIDMTLEKYERLDILINNAGLQHVAMIEDFPTDKFEFMIKIMLTAPFIATKKVFPIMKKQGFGRIINMASINGVIGFAGKAAYNSAKHGLIGLTKVAALEAADSGITVNAICPGYVDTPLVRGQFSDLSKTRNVPLESVLEEVLYPLVPQKRLLDVQEIADYAMFLASDKAKGITGQACLLDGGYTAQ
- a CDS encoding 3-oxoacid CoA-transferase subunit B, with protein sequence MDKLEMQEYIANRVSKELKDGAVVNLGIGLPTKVANYIPDEVNVILQSENGFLGLGPAEDGNLSDETIVNAGGQSVTILPGGCFFDSATSFGIIRGGHVDVTVLGALQVDKYGNIANYMIPGKMVPGMGGAMDLVTGAKKVIVAMEHTSKGSAKILNNCTLPLTATNAVDLIVTEMGVIEVTADGLLLTEINPIFTLDEVLSATEAPLLLSDSLNKNASII
- a CDS encoding CoA transferase subunit A, with translation MNKIVSIDKALSHIKDGDTVMVGGFMANGSPENLIDYLCDKGIKDLTLVCNDTGFIDKGVGKMVVNKQFKKIIASHIGLNKETGRQMNDNETDVELVPQGTLAEQIRAAGYGLGGILTPTGIGTLIEEGKQKIVVDGKEYLLEKPIHADIALLFASKVDKAGNLVYKGSMNNFNNLMASAANVTIVEADEIVEIGDVDPNEVTTPGIFVNYIVEGGNL
- a CDS encoding acetyl-CoA C-acetyltransferase — its product is MKDVVIVSAVRTPIGNFGGVFKNTSAVQLGVVTVKEAISRIKLDLSEIDEVIIGNVLQAGLGQNVARQIAINSGIPNSVPSYTVNKLCGSGLKSIQLAAQSIIAGENDVVIAGGTENMSQSPYIIPTARFGSKMGNVNMVDSMLTDGLIDAFNQYHMGITAENVADKFGITREMQDKIALESQNKAEEAIKNNRFKDEIVPVEVAINRREIKTIDTDEYPKLSMTSEILAKLKPAFKKDGTVTAGNASGINDGAAMLILMSQQKADELGLKALATIKSYASSGVEPEIMGTGPIPATKKALEKAGININDIDLVEANEAFAAQALAVKNELQIDSSKLNVNGGAIALGHPIGASGARVLVTLIYEMQKRKVETGLATLCIGGGQGIAMIVSR
- a CDS encoding LysR family transcriptional regulator, whose amino-acid sequence is MDIKQLKYFVEIVKSGFNLSIASKTLHISQPALSQIIKTFEENENVYLFERYKGRLNGLTPAGERFYVNAENIINEYKNMMEDLREDSVQFKGKVRIGIPPLILGIAFSDVVAQLVANNPDIEFDIVEKGAYDLSRMLILQELDYAVLLHPHKIDMSVVTEHVLQEDELTAFLNINHHLAKKDKIDWKDLNEELLAIFNPTFMIHHKLMQKFTDEKVKLKRYIMSGSWDFLLLSTTNSDFITILPSPVHDFFENSKIIEKPFNDPITWKVVLCRPKKERYSHVDEHVFKFIIEFFSKKNL